A single region of the Vicia villosa cultivar HV-30 ecotype Madison, WI linkage group LG4, Vvil1.0, whole genome shotgun sequence genome encodes:
- the LOC131595593 gene encoding tyrosine--tRNA ligase 1, cytoplasmic: MAEEAAAAEALESMSVAESSTPIPTTPQLLTAEERFDIVRSIGEECIQNEELLNLLAKKAEPICYDGFEPSGRMHIAQGVMKAINVNKLTSAGCRVKIWVADWFAKLNNKMGGDLKKIEVVGRYLIEIWKAVGMDLEGGKVEFLWSSKEINARADEYWPLVLDIAQKNNLKRIIRCSQIMGRSETDELTAAQIFYPCMQCADIFFLKADICQLGMDQRKVNVLAREYCDVIKRKNKPIILSHHMIPGLQQGQEKMSKSDPLSSIFMEDEEAEVNVKIKKAYCPPKVVEGNPCLEYIKYLILPWFNEFTVERNAENGGNKTFKIFEELIADYESGELHPADLKPALAKSLNKILEPVREHFRKDSNAKDLLKRVKSYRVTK; the protein is encoded by the exons ATGGCAGAAGAAGCCGCCGCCGCAGAAGCACTGGAATCAATGTCCGTCGCCGAATCATCCACCCCAATCCCAACAACTCCACA ATTATTGACTGCTGAGGAGAGATTCGATATCGTTAGAAGCATCGGAGAAGAATGCATTCAAAATGAAGAACTCCTTAACCTCCTCGCCAAAAAGGCTGAACCGATTTGCTACGATGGGTTCGAACCTTCTGGAAGAATGCACATTGCTCAG GGTGTCATGAAAGCAATCAATGTGAACAAGCTAACATCCGCGGGTTGCCGAGTCAAAATATGGGTTGCTGATTGGTTTGCTAAGCTTAATAATAAGATGGGCGGAgatttgaagaaaattgaagttGTTGGCCGCTACTTGATCGAAATTTGGAAAGCGGTTGGGATGGATCTGGAAGGGGGGAAAGTTGAGTTTTTGTGGTCGTCGAAAGAGATTAATGCTAGAGCTGATGAGTATTGGCCTCTGGTGTTGGATATAGCTCAGAAGAACAATCTTAAAAGGATTATCAG GTGTAGCCAAATTATGGGGCGGAGTGAGACAGATGAACTGACTGCAGCTCAAATATTCTACCCATGTATGCAGTGTGCTGACATTTTTTTCCTCAAG GCCGACATCTGCCAATTGGGAATGGATCAGAGAAAAGTGAATGTACTTGCCAGAGAgtattgtgatgttattaagagGAAGAACAAACCCATCATCTTATCACACC ACATGATACCTGGTCTACAGCAAGGGCAAGAGAAGATGTCTAAAAGTGACCCTTTATCATCCATTTTCATGGAAGATGAGGAG GCTGAAGTGAATGTGAAAATAAAAAAAGCATATTGCCCACCAAAGGTTGTGGAAGGAAACCCATGCTTGGAGTACATTAAATATCTTATTTTACCTTGGTTTAACGAGTTTACTGTGGAGCGTAATGCGGAAAATGGAGGGAATAA GACGTTCAAAATCTTTGAAGAGTTGATTGCCGACTATGAAAGTGGAGAGTTACATCCAGCTGACCTTAAACCAGCTCTGGCGAAGTCATTGAATAAAATTTTAGAG CCTGTGAGGGAACACTTCAGAAAGGACAGCAATGCTAAAGATCTACTGAAAAGGGTGAAG TCTTACAGAGTCACCAAGTAA